In the genome of Cupriavidus malaysiensis, one region contains:
- a CDS encoding branched-chain amino acid aminotransferase, protein MSSNVEAVFSIEPSQHPVAAAERARLLENPAFGRVFSDHMATIRYTEGKGWHDARIAARGPFECDPAMQVFHYAQEIFEGMKAYRLPDGGGALFRPDANARRFRNSARRLAMPELPEALFLESVRELVRLDREWIPTVQGGSLYLRPFMMATEVALGVKPAAEYLYCVTACPVGAYFKGSNPAVTIWVSDNYTRAAPGGTGEAKCGGNYAASLLAQAEASREGCDQVVFLDAVERRWVEELGGMNVFFVFDDGSLQTPPLTGTILPGITRESLIVLARDMGLTVREEPYSIDQWQADARSGRLREAFACGTAAVVTPIGTVKGHKHNFTIGDGGAGNLTMRLKNALVDLQQGRAADPHGWMDRLF, encoded by the coding sequence ATGAGCAGCAATGTCGAAGCAGTCTTTTCCATCGAACCCAGCCAACACCCCGTGGCCGCCGCGGAGCGTGCGCGTTTGCTGGAGAATCCCGCCTTCGGCAGGGTGTTCTCCGATCACATGGCGACCATCCGCTACACCGAGGGCAAGGGCTGGCACGACGCCAGGATCGCCGCGCGCGGCCCCTTCGAGTGCGATCCGGCCATGCAGGTGTTCCACTACGCACAAGAGATTTTCGAGGGGATGAAGGCCTATCGCCTGCCCGATGGCGGTGGTGCGCTGTTCCGCCCTGACGCCAATGCGCGCCGCTTCCGCAACTCGGCCCGCCGCCTGGCCATGCCGGAGCTGCCCGAGGCACTGTTCCTGGAGTCCGTGCGCGAACTGGTGCGCCTGGACCGCGAGTGGATTCCCACCGTGCAGGGCGGTTCGCTGTATCTGCGCCCTTTCATGATGGCTACCGAGGTGGCGCTGGGCGTCAAGCCGGCGGCCGAATACCTGTATTGCGTGACGGCCTGCCCGGTGGGCGCGTACTTCAAGGGCAGCAACCCGGCGGTCACCATCTGGGTGTCGGACAACTACACGCGTGCCGCGCCTGGCGGCACGGGCGAGGCCAAGTGCGGCGGTAACTATGCGGCCAGCCTGCTGGCGCAGGCCGAGGCCTCGCGCGAGGGCTGCGACCAGGTGGTCTTCCTCGACGCGGTCGAGCGGCGCTGGGTGGAAGAACTCGGCGGCATGAATGTCTTCTTCGTCTTCGACGATGGCTCGCTGCAGACGCCGCCGCTCACCGGCACCATCCTGCCCGGTATCACGCGCGAGTCGCTCATCGTCCTGGCCCGAGACATGGGCCTGACGGTACGTGAAGAGCCGTACTCGATCGACCAATGGCAGGCCGATGCCCGGAGCGGCCGCCTGCGCGAAGCCTTTGCCTGCGGCACGGCCGCCGTGGTGACGCCCATCGGCACGGTGAAGGGCCACAAGCACAACTTCACGATCGGCGATGGCGGCGCCGGCAACCTGACGATGCGCCTGAAGAACGCGCTGGTCGACCTGCAGCAGGGCCGCGCGGCAGATCCGCATGGCTGGATGGACCGCCTGTTCTAA
- a CDS encoding Bug family tripartite tricarboxylate transporter substrate binding protein codes for MQKLISTRRHFLRLGLGAVALAAAPAAVLAQGAWPAKPITLVVPFPPGGSVDIMARQYADPLARILGVPVVVDNRPGAGGSVATQSVARSKPDGYTLVVSSQSSHLANPLTQPRIGYDPIKDFENIAILGRQPNALVVHASLPVRTFAEFLAYAKKNPGKLDYGSGGAGSMGQLNVEMLKANTGIYATHIPYRGGSQLITAVLSNEVQFILDNLVIMLPHIKDGKVRALAVASEQRLPQLPDVPTFAELGYPQLNLSSWTGIAAPAGTPEPVVQKLYQAVRQAASDPAMQAALRSRGVVPPEDMPPAAFEKMMAERLQRYGEVVKRAKISAE; via the coding sequence ATGCAGAAGCTGATCTCTACCCGTCGCCACTTCCTCCGCCTGGGCCTGGGCGCCGTGGCGCTCGCGGCCGCGCCGGCCGCCGTGCTGGCCCAGGGCGCCTGGCCTGCCAAGCCCATCACGCTGGTCGTGCCGTTCCCGCCGGGCGGCTCGGTCGACATCATGGCGCGCCAGTACGCCGACCCGCTGGCGCGCATCCTCGGCGTGCCGGTGGTGGTCGACAATCGGCCGGGCGCCGGCGGTTCGGTCGCCACGCAGTCGGTGGCGCGCAGCAAGCCCGACGGCTACACGCTGGTGGTGTCCTCGCAGAGCAGCCACCTGGCCAATCCGCTGACGCAGCCGCGCATCGGCTACGACCCGATCAAGGATTTCGAGAACATCGCCATCCTGGGGCGCCAGCCCAATGCGCTGGTGGTCCATGCCAGCCTGCCGGTGCGCACCTTCGCCGAGTTCCTCGCCTATGCGAAGAAGAACCCCGGCAAGCTCGACTACGGCAGCGGCGGCGCCGGCAGCATGGGGCAGCTCAATGTGGAGATGCTCAAGGCCAATACCGGCATCTATGCCACGCACATCCCCTATCGCGGCGGCTCGCAGCTCATCACGGCGGTGCTGAGCAATGAGGTGCAGTTCATCCTGGACAACCTGGTCATCATGCTGCCGCATATCAAGGACGGCAAGGTGCGCGCGCTGGCGGTGGCGTCCGAGCAGCGCCTGCCGCAGCTGCCCGACGTGCCGACCTTCGCCGAACTGGGCTATCCGCAGCTCAACCTGAGTTCCTGGACCGGCATCGCCGCGCCTGCCGGCACGCCGGAGCCGGTGGTGCAGAAGCTGTACCAGGCGGTGCGCCAGGCCGCCAGCGATCCCGCCATGCAGGCGGCGCTGCGCTCGCGCGGCGTGGTGCCGCCGGAGGACATGCCGCCGGCCGCCTTCGAGAAGATGATGGCCGAGCGGCTGCAGCGCTACGGCGAGGTGGTCAAGCGCGCCAAGATCTCGGCGGAATAA
- a CDS encoding M20 aminoacylase family protein, giving the protein MYRDPDIADDIRQSMVDWRRDIHASPETAFEEHRTANIVAHALELMGIEVHRGLATTGVVGTLRHGEGPSIALRADLDALNMQELGSAAHASTCAGKMHACGHDGHTAMLLGAAAHLARHKPFRGTVHFVFQPAEENEGGGRVMVQEGLFDKFPADAVYGMHNFPQLPRGKFAIRPGTMTAFLDNFEITITGKGSHGAQPHHGIDPVVVSAQLVMALQTIASRRTDANDAVVVSITQIHGGDTWNVIPESVVLRGTTRSLDPAVRERTQQAMQQICTGVALTHGARIALDFRPGYPGVVNTPEETAAAVAAAASLVGTGNVKTDVKPAMGSEDFAFMLEQRPGAYIGIGAGEGPDDPPLHNPYYDFNDRILPLGAAYWARLVERQLPLA; this is encoded by the coding sequence ATGTACCGCGACCCTGACATCGCCGACGACATCCGCCAGAGCATGGTGGACTGGCGGCGCGACATCCACGCCTCGCCCGAAACCGCCTTCGAGGAGCACCGCACCGCCAATATCGTGGCGCATGCGCTCGAACTGATGGGGATCGAGGTCCACCGCGGCCTGGCCACCACCGGCGTGGTCGGCACCCTGCGCCACGGCGAGGGCCCCAGCATCGCGCTGCGCGCCGACCTCGACGCGCTCAATATGCAGGAGCTCGGCAGCGCTGCGCACGCCTCCACCTGCGCCGGCAAGATGCACGCCTGCGGGCACGACGGCCACACCGCCATGCTGCTCGGCGCGGCCGCCCACCTGGCGCGCCACAAGCCTTTCCGCGGCACCGTGCACTTCGTCTTCCAGCCCGCCGAGGAGAACGAGGGCGGCGGCCGCGTGATGGTGCAGGAGGGCCTGTTCGACAAGTTCCCCGCCGACGCCGTCTACGGCATGCACAACTTCCCCCAGCTGCCGCGCGGCAAGTTCGCCATCCGCCCCGGCACCATGACCGCCTTCCTCGACAACTTCGAGATCACCATCACCGGCAAGGGCTCGCACGGCGCCCAGCCGCACCACGGCATCGACCCCGTGGTGGTCTCGGCCCAGCTGGTGATGGCGCTGCAGACCATCGCCAGCCGCCGCACCGACGCCAACGACGCGGTGGTGGTCAGCATCACGCAGATCCACGGCGGCGACACCTGGAACGTGATTCCCGAATCCGTGGTGCTGCGCGGCACCACGCGCTCGCTCGACCCGGCCGTGCGCGAGCGCACCCAGCAGGCCATGCAGCAGATCTGCACCGGCGTGGCGCTGACGCACGGCGCACGCATCGCGCTGGATTTCCGCCCCGGCTACCCGGGCGTGGTCAACACGCCGGAGGAGACCGCGGCGGCGGTCGCCGCGGCGGCCAGCCTGGTCGGTACCGGCAACGTCAAGACCGACGTCAAGCCGGCCATGGGCTCGGAGGACTTCGCCTTCATGCTGGAGCAGCGCCCTGGCGCGTATATCGGCATCGGCGCCGGCGAAGGGCCCGACGATCCGCCGTTGCACAACCCCTACTACGACTTCAACGACCGCATCCTGCCGCTGGGCGCCGCCTACTGGGCCAGGCTGGTCGAGCGGCAGCTGCCGCTGGCCTGA
- a CDS encoding M20/M25/M40 family metallo-hydrolase: MNDPIRAPRTDRQRPRALRRPLAWPLAAALGAALLATGAGAATLDGAALEQAAMRAAAGSYREWVELLAMPNDANVPADIQKNAAWLVQAFARRGFNARELPNEGKPMVYAELKAPAAAGAAPRKTVLFYMHFDGQSVTPSQWAQRSPWEAVLKARQADGKWEALPLEHLYGERVDPEWRLFARSSSDDKGPIVMFLAAVDALKAAGAEPAVDIKVLLDSEEEKGSPSLGKVIGQNLALLRNDGMVIFDGPMHQSNRPTLVFGNRGVLLVKLKVFGAGQELHSGHYGNYSANPAQRLASLLASMKDEEGRVTIPGYYSPVRLDDEARRIMSAVPDDEAALRRRLGIAAAERVGANYQEAMQYPSLNVRGMAAGDVGAKARTVVPSSALAEIDIRTVPETSPEYLFARLKEHVQKQGYHLVEGEPSAEERARYPKLASLSAGEVSASSSAARTPLDAPVSRWLQQAMQSTYGQAPVQIRMMGGTVPTGAAVQALQSPFVIVPLVNADNNQHSYDENMRLGNYRDGIRTVMGILQTPYR, translated from the coding sequence ATGAACGACCCGATACGAGCCCCCCGCACCGACCGCCAGCGCCCGCGCGCCCTGCGCCGCCCGCTCGCCTGGCCCCTGGCCGCCGCCCTGGGCGCGGCCCTGCTGGCCACCGGTGCCGGCGCCGCCACGCTCGACGGCGCCGCGCTGGAACAGGCGGCCATGCGAGCCGCCGCCGGCAGCTACCGCGAGTGGGTGGAACTGCTGGCCATGCCGAACGACGCCAACGTGCCGGCCGACATCCAGAAGAATGCCGCCTGGCTGGTGCAGGCCTTCGCGCGGCGCGGCTTCAACGCGCGCGAGCTGCCCAACGAGGGCAAGCCGATGGTCTACGCCGAGCTCAAGGCGCCGGCGGCGGCCGGCGCGGCGCCGCGCAAGACGGTGCTGTTCTACATGCATTTCGACGGCCAGTCGGTGACGCCGTCGCAGTGGGCGCAGCGCAGTCCCTGGGAGGCGGTGCTGAAGGCGCGCCAGGCCGACGGCAAGTGGGAGGCGCTGCCGCTGGAGCACCTCTACGGCGAGCGGGTCGATCCCGAGTGGCGGCTGTTCGCGCGCTCGTCCTCGGACGACAAAGGCCCCATCGTGATGTTCCTGGCGGCCGTCGACGCACTCAAGGCCGCCGGCGCCGAGCCGGCCGTGGACATCAAGGTCCTGCTCGATTCGGAAGAGGAAAAGGGCTCGCCTTCGCTGGGCAAGGTGATCGGCCAGAACCTGGCGCTGCTGCGCAACGATGGCATGGTGATCTTCGACGGCCCCATGCACCAGAGCAACCGGCCCACGCTGGTGTTCGGCAACCGCGGCGTGCTGCTGGTCAAGCTCAAGGTATTCGGCGCCGGCCAGGAGCTGCACAGCGGCCACTATGGCAACTACTCGGCCAATCCCGCCCAGCGCCTGGCCAGCCTGCTGGCCAGCATGAAGGACGAAGAGGGCCGCGTCACCATCCCGGGCTACTACAGCCCGGTCAGGCTCGACGACGAAGCGCGCCGCATCATGAGCGCCGTGCCGGACGACGAGGCGGCGCTGCGCCGCCGCCTGGGCATCGCCGCGGCCGAGCGGGTCGGCGCCAACTACCAGGAAGCCATGCAGTATCCGAGCCTGAACGTGCGCGGCATGGCCGCCGGCGACGTCGGCGCCAAGGCGCGCACCGTGGTGCCCTCGTCGGCGCTGGCGGAGATCGACATCCGCACGGTGCCCGAGACCAGCCCGGAATACCTGTTCGCCCGCCTCAAGGAACACGTGCAGAAGCAGGGCTACCACCTGGTCGAGGGCGAGCCGAGCGCGGAGGAGCGGGCGCGCTATCCCAAGCTGGCTTCGCTCAGCGCCGGCGAGGTGTCGGCCTCCAGTTCGGCGGCGCGGACACCGCTCGACGCCCCGGTCAGCCGCTGGCTGCAGCAGGCCATGCAGTCCACCTACGGCCAGGCGCCGGTGCAGATCCGCATGATGGGCGGCACGGTACCCACCGGCGCCGCGGTGCAGGCGCTGCAGTCGCCCTTCGTCATCGTGCCGCTGGTCAATGCCGACAACAACCAGCACAGCTACGACGAGAACATGCGGCTGGGCAACTACCGCGACGGCATCCGCACGGTGATGGGCATCCTGCAGACGCCCTACCGCTGA
- a CDS encoding LysR family transcriptional regulator, giving the protein MDDRLDTRRVRYFMQVLESGSVRGAAEVLDMDPSAVSRAIGVLEKECGTRLLERHGRGVMATEAGHLLAAYARSQQGQQQQLLAEMDSIEKVARGHIDIVAGEGFVEWMMHHSLRTFMQAHPGITVDLDVASTDDIVRRIVDGTAHIGMVFQPPHDARLRAHHVYAQPIEAQVLASHPLARQRGPLRLQDLLPYAGATLHRTFGVRQHIEAAEISEGVRLPSMLTTSSFSALGHFVMGGLGYALCTRIAQWSSYGDERLVSLPMGNPLLSQGQVQVVSRQGRALTPAAASLLRQIVADMPRWLRRDAGRCSDA; this is encoded by the coding sequence ATGGACGATCGGCTCGACACGCGCCGCGTGCGCTACTTCATGCAGGTGCTGGAGAGCGGTTCGGTGCGCGGCGCGGCCGAGGTGCTGGACATGGATCCGTCGGCGGTGAGCCGGGCCATCGGCGTGCTGGAGAAGGAGTGCGGCACGCGCCTGCTGGAGCGCCATGGGCGCGGCGTGATGGCCACCGAGGCCGGCCACCTGCTGGCGGCCTATGCGCGCAGCCAGCAGGGGCAGCAACAGCAACTGCTGGCCGAGATGGACAGCATCGAGAAGGTGGCGCGCGGGCATATCGACATCGTCGCCGGCGAGGGCTTCGTCGAGTGGATGATGCACCATAGCCTGCGCACTTTCATGCAGGCCCATCCCGGCATCACCGTGGACCTCGACGTGGCCAGCACCGACGACATCGTGCGCCGCATCGTCGACGGCACCGCCCACATCGGCATGGTGTTCCAGCCGCCGCACGATGCGCGGCTGCGCGCTCACCATGTCTATGCCCAGCCGATCGAAGCCCAGGTGCTGGCCTCCCACCCGCTGGCGCGGCAGCGCGGCCCGCTGCGGCTGCAGGATCTGTTGCCCTATGCGGGGGCCACGCTGCACCGCACCTTCGGCGTGCGCCAGCATATCGAGGCCGCCGAGATCAGCGAAGGCGTGCGCCTGCCGTCGATGCTGACCACCTCCTCGTTCAGCGCGCTCGGGCACTTCGTCATGGGCGGGCTTGGCTACGCGCTGTGCACGCGCATCGCGCAATGGTCGTCCTATGGCGACGAGCGGCTGGTGTCGCTGCCGATGGGCAACCCGCTGCTGTCGCAGGGGCAGGTCCAGGTGGTGTCGCGCCAGGGCCGGGCGCTGACGCCGGCCGCGGCCAGCCTGCTGCGGCAGATCGTGGCCGACATGCCAAGGTGGCTGCGGCGGGATGCCGGCCGGTGTTCCGACGCTTGA
- a CDS encoding DUF3100 domain-containing protein, with product MTHSLSPGAAAPSAPGLGAVTAFAKFRLFAVTLAVVALAEAIGPLQFKLGPGRVVLMPMMWSLLMAAALGIASRRLPRPLSVGPGLQALATGLLNAGLLLFVVKLGLTVGVALPKVRAAGWALLFQEFGHALGTLALGLPLALLLGLKREAVGATFSVGREGNIAIISEKYGMDSPEGRGVLAEYITGTVLGALFIAILAGFLSSLHVFDPRSLAMGAGVGSGSLMAAAVGAILAQHPAEHAADITAIAAASNLLTSVAGFYFTLFLSLPLCSWLYGKLEPVLGRLSPRQAATGSASLGAAVLPAHGLSGADTMLGWAVVGAGVLVGNRLSYQVPVLVSLEGVLAVVALVAACHLAKRLLPRLPLLLMLSIAATLAGVPGLFPFSDALVALADKLNFMTFTTPVLALAGFSVAKDLPIFRQLGWRIVVVSLTATAGTFLGATLIAECFH from the coding sequence ATGACCCACTCCCTGTCCCCCGGCGCCGCCGCGCCGTCCGCGCCCGGCCTCGGCGCCGTCACCGCCTTCGCCAAGTTCCGCCTGTTCGCCGTCACCCTCGCGGTGGTGGCGCTGGCCGAAGCCATCGGCCCGCTCCAGTTCAAGCTCGGTCCCGGCCGCGTGGTGCTGATGCCGATGATGTGGTCGCTGCTGATGGCCGCCGCCCTCGGCATCGCCAGCCGGCGCCTGCCGCGCCCGCTGTCGGTCGGCCCCGGCCTGCAGGCGCTGGCCACCGGCCTGCTCAATGCGGGGCTGCTGCTGTTCGTGGTCAAGCTCGGCCTCACCGTCGGCGTGGCGCTGCCCAAGGTCAGGGCGGCGGGCTGGGCCCTGCTGTTCCAGGAGTTCGGCCATGCACTCGGCACCCTGGCCCTGGGCCTGCCGCTCGCGCTGCTGCTCGGCCTCAAGCGGGAGGCGGTCGGCGCCACCTTCTCGGTGGGGCGCGAGGGCAATATCGCCATCATCAGCGAGAAGTACGGCATGGATTCGCCCGAAGGCCGCGGCGTGCTGGCGGAGTACATCACCGGCACGGTGCTGGGCGCGCTCTTCATCGCCATCCTGGCCGGCTTCCTCAGCAGCCTGCACGTGTTCGACCCGCGCTCGCTGGCCATGGGCGCGGGCGTCGGTTCGGGCAGCCTGATGGCGGCCGCCGTGGGCGCCATCCTGGCCCAGCACCCCGCCGAGCACGCGGCCGACATCACCGCCATCGCCGCCGCCTCCAACCTGCTGACCTCGGTGGCCGGCTTCTATTTCACGCTGTTCCTGTCGCTGCCGCTGTGCTCCTGGCTGTACGGCAAGCTCGAACCGGTGCTGGGCCGCCTCTCGCCGCGCCAGGCCGCCACCGGCAGCGCCAGCCTGGGCGCCGCCGTGCTGCCCGCGCACGGCCTGTCCGGCGCCGATACCATGCTCGGCTGGGCAGTGGTCGGCGCAGGCGTGCTGGTCGGCAACCGCCTCTCCTACCAGGTGCCGGTGCTGGTCTCGCTGGAAGGCGTGCTGGCCGTCGTCGCGCTGGTGGCGGCGTGCCACCTGGCCAAGCGCCTGCTGCCGCGCCTGCCGCTGCTGCTGATGCTGTCCATCGCCGCCACGCTGGCCGGCGTGCCGGGCCTGTTCCCCTTCTCCGATGCGCTCGTCGCGCTGGCCGACAAGCTCAACTTCATGACCTTCACCACGCCCGTGCTGGCGCTGGCCGGCTTCTCCGTGGCCAAGGACCTGCCCATCTTCCGCCAGCTCGGCTGGCGCATCGTGGTGGTCTCGCTGACCGCCACCGCCGGCACCTTCCTCGGCGCGACGCTGATCGCCGAGTGCTTCCACTGA
- a CDS encoding M20 family metallopeptidase, giving the protein MDKDEEAVLAWLAGRESAMQALLQRIVDIDSGSRQEAGVTAVAEVLGAHLREAGMAVAFHAVPGFGVCLDAGLPGSGQGRPILLMGHMDTVYPAGTVARRPFRIEAGRAYGPGVADMKSGLVMNVFVAEALARLGRQAPPLRLFFSCDEEIGSGATRERIMEVARGVRTVFNAEPGRVSGNLVTGRKGSMVVAFEVEGVAAHAGINPAQGASAIDALARKIVALHALTDAGQGITTNVGCVQGGIVPNMVAPQAQAQLDVRFTAETDVEALVERIRAIVEEESIPRTRGRITELRRTMPMARTPDALLALYQGNAERLGFRVEGEFTGGAADSGLTASVGTPTLCGTGPVGGHAHTEREYCELSTFVPRAQALALTILGLR; this is encoded by the coding sequence ATGGATAAAGATGAGGAAGCGGTGCTGGCCTGGCTGGCCGGCCGCGAGTCGGCCATGCAGGCGCTGCTGCAGCGCATCGTCGACATCGACAGCGGCAGCCGCCAGGAGGCTGGCGTGACGGCGGTGGCCGAGGTCCTGGGCGCGCACCTGCGCGAGGCCGGCATGGCCGTGGCCTTCCATGCCGTGCCCGGCTTCGGCGTCTGCCTCGACGCCGGGCTGCCCGGTTCCGGCCAGGGGCGCCCGATCCTGCTGATGGGCCATATGGATACGGTCTACCCGGCCGGCACCGTCGCACGCAGGCCCTTCCGCATCGAGGCGGGGCGCGCCTACGGGCCGGGCGTGGCCGACATGAAGTCGGGCCTGGTGATGAACGTCTTCGTGGCCGAGGCGCTGGCGCGCCTGGGCCGCCAGGCGCCGCCGCTGCGCCTGTTCTTCTCCTGCGACGAGGAGATCGGCTCGGGCGCCACGCGCGAGCGCATCATGGAGGTGGCGCGCGGCGTGCGCACCGTGTTCAACGCCGAGCCGGGCCGCGTCAGCGGCAACCTCGTCACCGGCCGCAAGGGCTCGATGGTGGTGGCGTTCGAGGTGGAAGGGGTGGCGGCGCACGCCGGCATCAATCCGGCGCAGGGTGCGAGTGCGATCGACGCGCTGGCGCGCAAGATCGTCGCGCTGCATGCCCTCACCGACGCCGGGCAGGGCATCACCACCAATGTCGGCTGCGTGCAGGGCGGCATCGTGCCGAACATGGTGGCGCCGCAGGCGCAGGCCCAGCTCGACGTGCGCTTCACCGCCGAGACCGACGTGGAGGCCCTGGTCGAGCGCATCCGTGCCATCGTCGAGGAAGAGTCCATCCCGCGCACGCGCGGCCGCATCACCGAACTGCGCCGCACCATGCCGATGGCGCGTACCCCGGACGCGCTGCTGGCGCTGTACCAGGGCAATGCCGAGCGGCTCGGCTTCCGCGTCGAAGGCGAATTCACCGGCGGCGCGGCCGACAGCGGCCTGACCGCCTCGGTCGGCACGCCCACGCTGTGCGGCACCGGCCCGGTGGGCGGCCACGCACATACCGAACGCGAGTACTGCGAGCTGTCGACCTTCGTGCCGCGCGCGCAGGCGCTGGCACTGACCATCCTCGGCCTGCGTTGA
- a CDS encoding flagellar brake protein → MSPTVQPATAQDDFWLDEPASIARVLRELARTRTPLLFEPAGIPTRLLLADEDRRACVLEWCRNGRELERLLNATGLSLRGSLGGTPIRFAAGTPEVTRLGNTPAFHIPLPARLQYLQARRHFRVRLAAARGFRCRREDEAGGPPLSLDIRDLSLSGVGLRVPLGLLAVFAPGRLLPDCTLDFGPFGIVQASLRVVRHGPATPQADARRKVGCVFVDLDAGTRRQLQRLVFALEVAPEIPLEAPLETPPA, encoded by the coding sequence ATGTCACCGACCGTGCAGCCGGCCACCGCGCAGGACGACTTCTGGCTCGACGAGCCGGCAAGCATCGCCCGTGTGCTGCGTGAACTGGCCCGCACGCGCACGCCGCTGCTGTTCGAGCCGGCCGGCATCCCGACCCGCCTGCTGCTGGCCGACGAGGACCGGCGCGCCTGCGTGCTCGAATGGTGCCGCAACGGGCGCGAACTGGAACGGCTGCTGAACGCCACCGGCCTGAGCCTGCGCGGCTCGCTGGGCGGTACGCCCATCCGCTTCGCCGCCGGCACGCCCGAGGTGACCCGCCTGGGCAATACGCCCGCCTTCCACATTCCCTTGCCTGCGCGCCTGCAGTACCTGCAGGCGCGCAGGCATTTCCGCGTCCGCCTGGCGGCGGCGCGCGGCTTCCGCTGCCGGCGGGAAGATGAGGCTGGTGGCCCGCCGCTGAGCCTGGACATCCGCGACCTGTCGCTGAGCGGCGTCGGCCTGCGCGTGCCGCTCGGCTTGCTGGCCGTCTTCGCGCCCGGACGGCTGCTGCCGGACTGCACGCTGGACTTCGGCCCTTTCGGCATCGTGCAGGCCAGCCTGCGCGTGGTACGGCACGGCCCCGCCACCCCGCAGGCGGACGCTCGGCGCAAGGTCGGCTGCGTCTTCGTCGATCTCGACGCCGGCACTCGGCGGCAACTGCAGCGCCTGGTGTTCGCGCTCGAAGTCGCGCCGGAAATCCCGCTGGAAGCCCCGCTGGAAACCCCGCCCGCCTGA
- a CDS encoding MurR/RpiR family transcriptional regulator has protein sequence MKSSKPATPDDATLLDRLAREAATLTARERELAAALGQGYPHVLLESATALAAQHGTSASTVVRLFAKLGYASYADAQREARASVTAALPTAGLRAPAAIGAKRTLRDCLDDALRHDQHNLAATHESLDLAAFEAIAHLLATAKGRIFVLAQKNSAPVSAWLALHLNMCRPDVHELGAGAVTPTDGVLWLKPDDVLLAFSIRRYSRAPVSIARVFRAQGARVVALCDSPAAPLVPLADHHLLVRTANASPFDSYTAAFFLCNALVSAVVQLRKPATIDALQRRDALWEAFASDLVESTRKG, from the coding sequence ATGAAATCCTCCAAGCCGGCCACGCCGGACGACGCCACCCTGCTGGACCGACTGGCCCGCGAGGCGGCCACGCTGACGGCGCGGGAACGCGAACTGGCGGCCGCGCTGGGCCAGGGCTATCCGCATGTGCTGCTGGAATCGGCCACCGCGCTGGCCGCGCAGCACGGCACCAGCGCCTCGACCGTGGTCAGGCTGTTTGCCAAGCTGGGCTACGCCAGCTATGCCGACGCGCAGCGCGAAGCGCGCGCCAGCGTGACGGCGGCGCTGCCCACCGCCGGCCTGCGCGCGCCCGCCGCCATCGGCGCCAAGCGCACGCTGCGCGACTGCCTGGACGATGCCCTGCGCCACGACCAGCACAATCTCGCCGCCACCCATGAATCGCTGGATCTTGCGGCCTTCGAGGCCATCGCGCACCTGCTCGCCACGGCCAAGGGCCGCATCTTCGTGCTGGCGCAGAAGAACAGCGCGCCGGTCAGCGCATGGCTGGCGCTGCACCTGAACATGTGCCGGCCCGACGTGCACGAGCTCGGCGCCGGTGCGGTCACGCCGACCGACGGCGTGCTCTGGCTCAAGCCGGACGACGTGCTGCTCGCCTTCAGCATCCGGCGCTATTCGCGCGCTCCGGTCAGCATCGCGCGCGTCTTCCGCGCACAGGGCGCCCGCGTCGTCGCCCTGTGCGACAGTCCGGCCGCGCCGCTGGTGCCGCTGGCGGACCACCACCTGCTGGTGCGCACCGCCAATGCCTCGCCCTTCGATTCCTACACGGCGGCGTTCTTTCTCTGCAATGCGCTGGTGTCGGCGGTGGTGCAGCTGCGCAAACCCGCCACCATCGATGCGCTGCAGCGCCGCGACGCGCTGTGGGAAGCCTTCGCCTCGGACCTGGTCGAAAGCACGCGCAAAGGCTGA